The proteins below are encoded in one region of Shewanella putrefaciens:
- a CDS encoding endonuclease: protein MINKSKIAISMLIAGLALNANAELLISEVLYDTPNNDSTEEYIELFNPSCDAIDLSQYQLNDNGASLNLTGTLAAGHYLTVAINAAGFNSLFGITADIAPMPLTLGNSGDYVRLTKGADEIDLVAWEGGISGWSLNVRDVSLVRTTSLNTKSQADWAAANNAGTPGSGNLASLCDTSGDGGSTPPTTTDNLLEPGESQLNLSAAQGQVLKFVADVPENATELSFTMNGGSGDADMYVRYGNEPTTSQYDCAPYLSGNNESCPIASAAAGRYYVNLVAYQSFSGISLTVNYTIPTPTDPDNGSGGNTGGTTPDPDGYSFNSYYANAIGKSGSTLKTSLNLIIRDQTQFSYAQVWDGLNYTDEDPNNSNNVILLYTGRSEPKTNRAGMSSSLDAWNREHVWAKSHGFPNSSQHAYTDLHHLRPADVTVNSTRGNKDFALGGTPLSEAPANKTDSDSFEPADMVKGDVARMVFYMDVRYQGGDNSGTPDLSVAKGMTGEGEPLLGDLCTLLGWHIQDPVSDWERRRNNRVYEQQHNRNPFIDNPQWAADIYSASCN, encoded by the coding sequence ATGATAAATAAATCCAAAATCGCAATATCTATGTTGATAGCGGGCTTGGCATTAAATGCCAATGCCGAACTGTTAATTAGTGAAGTGCTATATGACACACCCAATAATGACAGTACCGAAGAATATATCGAACTCTTTAATCCAAGCTGTGATGCTATCGATTTAAGCCAGTACCAATTAAATGACAATGGTGCCAGTTTAAATCTCACGGGCACCTTAGCGGCGGGGCACTATTTGACCGTTGCAATCAATGCCGCGGGTTTTAACAGCCTCTTTGGCATAACCGCCGATATCGCCCCCATGCCACTCACCTTAGGCAACTCTGGGGACTATGTTCGCCTCACCAAGGGCGCGGATGAAATTGATCTGGTCGCTTGGGAAGGCGGAATTTCAGGCTGGAGTCTCAATGTTCGTGATGTGTCCCTCGTTCGAACGACTAGCCTCAACACTAAGTCTCAAGCGGATTGGGCCGCCGCTAACAATGCCGGGACGCCGGGCAGCGGCAACTTAGCCTCACTATGCGATACCAGTGGTGATGGCGGCTCTACACCCCCAACCACCACTGACAATCTGCTTGAACCAGGTGAGAGCCAACTCAACCTCAGTGCAGCCCAGGGCCAAGTGCTTAAATTTGTAGCCGATGTGCCAGAAAATGCCACTGAACTTAGCTTTACCATGAACGGTGGCAGCGGTGATGCCGATATGTATGTCCGTTACGGTAACGAGCCCACGACCAGCCAATATGACTGCGCACCTTACCTTTCTGGTAACAATGAATCCTGCCCTATCGCAAGCGCAGCGGCGGGACGTTATTACGTCAATCTAGTCGCTTATCAGAGCTTTAGCGGTATTAGCTTAACGGTTAATTACACTATACCCACCCCCACAGATCCCGATAACGGTTCGGGCGGAAATACTGGCGGCACGACACCAGATCCCGATGGCTATAGCTTCAATAGCTATTACGCGAATGCGATAGGAAAAAGTGGTAGCACGCTAAAAACCAGTTTAAATCTGATTATTCGAGATCAGACCCAATTCAGCTATGCGCAGGTTTGGGATGGGCTCAACTATACCGATGAGGATCCCAATAACAGCAACAATGTGATTCTGCTGTATACGGGCCGCTCAGAACCGAAAACCAACCGTGCGGGCATGAGCAGTTCCTTAGATGCTTGGAATCGGGAACATGTTTGGGCCAAGAGCCATGGCTTCCCCAATAGCAGCCAACACGCTTATACCGACCTTCATCACTTACGCCCGGCGGATGTGACAGTCAACAGCACTCGTGGTAACAAGGACTTCGCCTTAGGAGGCACACCGCTGAGTGAGGCGCCAGCAAACAAGACCGACAGCGATAGTTTTGAACCTGCCGATATGGTTAAAGGTGATGTCGCACGTATGGTCTTCTATATGGATGTGCGTTATCAAGGTGGGGATAACAGTGGAACGCCGGATCTGAGCGTAGCGAAGGGCATGACGGGTGAAGGTGAGCCCTTACTCGGCGATCTCTGTACCTTGTTGGGCTGGCATATCCAAGATCCCGTAAGCGATTGGGAACGCCGCCGCAATAATCGCGTTTACGAGCAACAACACAATCGCAACCCGTTTATCGATAACCCACAATGGGCTGCAGATATCTACAGTGCCTCATGTAACTAA
- a CDS encoding FMN-binding negative transcriptional regulator: MYIPKKMVMSGNEAITNFIAQNSFGLMVSGSLNATHIPFVLDATAGENGVLYGHVSRANSHWQEIANQRILVVFSGAHSYISPTWYDAKPAVPTWNYAAVHCYGIAHLLNDDETQAVLDKLVVQYEPKLLQDKQLMPDEYQQKLRQAIVGFKIVIDEIQAKEKLGQHRSSGDQQGVFSSLSASPHPDAKQLAQYMLQRDIGRGNKSDN, translated from the coding sequence ATGTATATTCCCAAGAAAATGGTCATGTCAGGCAATGAGGCCATCACAAATTTTATTGCCCAGAACAGCTTTGGGTTGATGGTTTCAGGCTCACTTAATGCGACCCATATTCCCTTTGTGCTCGATGCGACAGCGGGCGAAAACGGCGTGTTATATGGTCATGTCTCAAGGGCTAATTCGCACTGGCAGGAAATAGCAAACCAGCGGATATTAGTCGTTTTTAGTGGGGCACACTCTTATATTTCCCCCACTTGGTATGATGCTAAACCTGCGGTGCCGACATGGAATTATGCGGCGGTACATTGTTATGGGATAGCACACTTACTTAATGATGACGAAACCCAAGCCGTTTTAGATAAACTAGTGGTGCAGTATGAACCAAAACTACTGCAAGATAAGCAGCTTATGCCCGATGAGTACCAGCAAAAACTACGACAAGCCATAGTCGGTTTTAAGATTGTGATTGATGAAATACAAGCGAAGGAGAAACTCGGCCAACATAGATCCAGTGGCGATCAACAGGGCGTATTTAGCAGCTTAAGTGCCAGCCCCCATCCCGATGCTAAACAGCTAGCTCAATATATGCTGCAACGCGATATTGGTAGAGGCAATAAATCAGATAACTAA
- a CDS encoding DUF885 domain-containing protein — translation MKRIINSLIIGLLVTGCSDPNDTPATQTTAQASAQNATQAVSLKQQLSGITQRYFALRPEIATYYGVPDAQAGKEVMSKLTDYSPSAEHHRREALKTILNELNAIDSSTLSASERVSLKSITSEVKGALLPAETVAYGTMLGEYGVWFLPYSVNHLSGLHVEFPGYMEDKFAVTNTAEAQAYLSRLSLYPAAMGTLIDKLAQDVQMGVIPPDFIINKTIANLQQQLVGKASEHPLVSSFNAKLAAAKVPESEALAHSAAELVETKYYPATRQLISALQSVRLKASHIAGIGHLPQGAKLYQAMIKHLANSDKTAEEIHQLGLTEVARITTEMDALLKQVGYRKGTVGERMQTLLRDPKYLYPDTAAGKQQLMADIQANLALVNTKLPLWFGRLPDQQVAVEAVPDSRAAATSGAFYDAPSQDGTRKGTFWISLYDMAALPSYSLQTLTYHETNPGHHLQTIIGLSDSLPLLSTIFYSNAAGEGWALYAERLAAEMGIYQDNPINNIGRLQSELHRAVRLVVDTGMHAKGWSREQAIDYAIKTEGIHRSEATGEIERYVVWPGQALGYKLGELKIIELREKAKKVLGDKFDIKVFHDRLLENGALPLDLLEQKIDQWLEAATAPATPA, via the coding sequence ATGAAAAGAATAATAAATAGCTTAATAATAGGTCTGTTAGTCACAGGTTGTAGCGATCCAAACGATACGCCCGCGACTCAAACAACAGCGCAAGCTTCGGCGCAAAATGCCACTCAAGCTGTGAGCCTTAAGCAGCAACTATCGGGCATTACCCAGCGTTACTTCGCCCTAAGACCCGAGATTGCCACCTATTATGGCGTGCCCGATGCGCAAGCAGGGAAAGAGGTGATGTCGAAACTCACCGACTACAGCCCATCCGCTGAACATCATCGCCGTGAAGCCCTTAAAACCATATTGAATGAACTTAATGCTATCGATAGCAGCACCCTTAGCGCCTCCGAGCGAGTCAGCCTCAAGTCGATAACATCCGAGGTGAAAGGTGCGCTACTTCCCGCCGAAACCGTGGCCTATGGCACTATGCTTGGCGAGTATGGCGTATGGTTTTTACCTTATTCGGTCAACCACTTATCTGGATTACATGTTGAGTTTCCTGGTTATATGGAAGACAAATTTGCAGTCACCAATACCGCCGAAGCTCAGGCCTACCTTAGCCGCTTAAGCCTGTATCCCGCGGCGATGGGCACCTTAATCGACAAACTCGCCCAAGATGTACAGATGGGAGTCATCCCACCGGATTTTATTATCAATAAGACCATAGCCAACTTACAGCAACAACTGGTTGGCAAGGCCAGCGAACATCCCTTAGTCAGCAGTTTTAACGCTAAGTTAGCCGCCGCCAAAGTGCCAGAAAGCGAAGCTTTAGCCCATTCGGCCGCCGAACTGGTTGAAACTAAGTATTACCCCGCGACTCGCCAACTGATCTCTGCGCTGCAAAGCGTGCGGTTAAAGGCGTCCCACATTGCGGGCATAGGACATTTACCTCAAGGGGCTAAGTTGTATCAGGCGATGATTAAGCATCTTGCCAACTCGGATAAAACCGCCGAGGAAATTCATCAACTCGGTCTAACGGAAGTCGCCCGTATCACAACTGAAATGGACGCCTTACTGAAACAAGTCGGCTATCGCAAAGGGACTGTGGGCGAGCGCATGCAAACACTGCTGCGGGATCCTAAATATCTCTACCCAGATACCGCCGCAGGTAAACAGCAGTTAATGGCTGATATTCAAGCTAATCTTGCACTAGTCAATACAAAATTACCCCTATGGTTTGGCCGTTTACCCGATCAACAAGTCGCCGTTGAAGCCGTGCCCGATAGCCGCGCCGCAGCCACCAGTGGGGCATTTTATGATGCACCGTCACAGGATGGCACGCGTAAGGGGACATTTTGGATAAGTCTGTATGATATGGCGGCGCTGCCATCTTACTCGCTGCAAACCTTAACCTATCACGAGACCAATCCTGGCCATCATCTGCAAACCATTATCGGTTTGTCGGACAGCTTACCGCTGCTGAGCACCATTTTTTACTCTAATGCCGCTGGCGAGGGCTGGGCCCTTTACGCCGAGCGTCTTGCGGCTGAGATGGGGATTTACCAGGATAACCCCATCAACAACATTGGCCGCTTACAGTCAGAACTACACCGCGCCGTGCGTCTAGTGGTCGATACTGGTATGCACGCTAAAGGTTGGAGTCGTGAACAAGCAATTGATTATGCGATAAAAACAGAAGGAATCCATCGTTCAGAGGCAACGGGTGAAATCGAGCGTTATGTGGTTTGGCCGGGGCAAGCCTTAGGCTATAAATTAGGCGAGCTTAAAATTATCGAACTACGTGAAAAAGCCAAAAAAGTGCTGGGTGATAAGTTTGATATCAAAGTCTTCCACGACCGCTTACTCGAAAATGGCGCCCTGCCCTTGGATTTATTAGAGCAAAAGATTGATCAGTGGCTCGAGGCGGCAACGGCTCCCGCAACACCGGCTTAG
- a CDS encoding alpha/beta hydrolase-fold protein, whose product MRTLLILLVTYGFAFVNVHAHADDTLPAQPQVLKVSSSLLTEPADFKVTLPASYQSKADKRYVVLVDLHPRSHGYLAGMEDWMSHNGGWPWLETIIVTAPNGHAGLGELKSLAIKQQENQQFLDFMERDLLPAIDKQYRTNGFRILNGFTGNATFSLYTLLNRPSLFNAYIAASPVLDDNYAFVMADAAKKLAGMKGKPRFLFMSTSDSDFEQNQLADFAKLEAIIKANATDLLDYRIKRFDGTYYMTQPILATAYGIEAIFNDVHQVLKPDSAISRQGATAILAHYKTLSNDKYGFDVPATDSLIALASSFETTKPTKAIDIYLQTLKAIPTAFEACHALASVYASQGQLVEAIKYEKQALELTDHPFFQNKYSKQLAEYQASQ is encoded by the coding sequence ATGCGTACGCTATTGATACTGCTGGTGACTTACGGCTTTGCATTCGTTAATGTCCACGCACATGCTGATGATACCCTCCCCGCTCAGCCACAGGTTTTAAAGGTCAGTTCGAGTCTGTTAACTGAACCCGCTGACTTTAAGGTGACACTACCGGCGAGTTACCAATCGAAAGCTGATAAACGCTACGTGGTATTGGTGGATTTACATCCTCGTAGCCATGGCTATCTCGCTGGAATGGAAGATTGGATGAGTCATAACGGCGGCTGGCCTTGGCTAGAAACCATTATTGTGACGGCGCCAAATGGTCATGCAGGCTTAGGTGAGTTAAAAAGCTTAGCCATTAAGCAGCAAGAAAATCAGCAGTTTTTAGATTTTATGGAGCGAGATCTACTGCCCGCCATCGATAAACAATATCGCACAAATGGTTTTCGGATCCTCAATGGCTTCACTGGCAATGCCACTTTTAGCCTCTACACGCTTTTGAATCGCCCAAGCCTATTTAATGCCTATATCGCCGCAAGTCCAGTACTGGATGATAATTACGCCTTTGTGATGGCTGATGCTGCTAAGAAACTCGCAGGTATGAAAGGCAAGCCAAGATTCCTTTTTATGAGCACTAGCGACAGTGATTTCGAACAAAATCAATTAGCTGACTTTGCCAAGCTTGAAGCCATTATCAAGGCGAACGCCACGGATTTACTCGACTACCGCATTAAACGTTTCGATGGCACTTACTATATGACGCAACCTATTTTGGCGACGGCTTATGGTATTGAAGCGATTTTTAACGATGTACACCAAGTGCTTAAGCCTGACTCGGCCATATCACGCCAGGGCGCAACAGCAATTTTGGCACATTATAAAACCCTGTCGAATGACAAATATGGATTTGATGTGCCCGCGACTGACTCGCTGATTGCGTTGGCAAGTTCTTTCGAGACGACCAAACCCACCAAAGCCATAGATATTTATCTGCAAACCTTAAAAGCGATTCCAACGGCTTTCGAAGCCTGCCATGCATTGGCAAGTGTCTATGCAAGTCAAGGTCAACTGGTCGAGGCCATTAAGTATGAAAAGCAAGCGCTTGAATTAACAGATCATCCATTCTTCCAAAATAAATACAGTAAACAGTTAGCTGAGTATCAGGCGTCTCAATAA
- the mtnC gene encoding acireductone synthase — MGIRAIVVDTAGTTTDLNFIQDVLFPYSVKALPDFLEQNQHNVLVENCICDTKDIALEPDADLARVTEILQQWVSEDRKATPLKTLQGLIWKQGYAQGEFKGHIFPDFIEAVKRFSAQKLRIYSFSSGSVDAQKLLFSHSDGGDLTEMFNGHFDTRTGNKLDKQAYANILNTISLSPKQVLFVSDVIEELKAAEAAGMMTYQMVRDSKQRTGEFRKISSFDELVIE, encoded by the coding sequence ATGGGTATCAGAGCCATAGTCGTAGACACAGCGGGCACCACGACAGACCTAAACTTTATCCAAGATGTACTATTCCCCTATTCTGTCAAAGCCTTGCCAGACTTTTTAGAACAGAACCAACACAATGTATTGGTTGAAAACTGTATCTGTGACACTAAAGATATCGCCCTAGAACCCGATGCGGACCTAGCGCGTGTGACTGAAATTTTGCAGCAGTGGGTTAGCGAAGACCGTAAGGCGACCCCGCTCAAGACCCTACAGGGTTTGATTTGGAAGCAAGGCTACGCCCAAGGCGAATTTAAGGGCCATATCTTCCCCGATTTTATCGAAGCGGTGAAACGCTTTAGTGCGCAAAAACTGCGTATTTATAGCTTTTCATCGGGCTCTGTCGATGCGCAAAAACTGTTATTTAGCCACAGCGATGGCGGCGATTTAACCGAGATGTTCAACGGTCATTTTGATACCCGTACAGGCAACAAATTAGATAAACAGGCCTATGCGAATATCCTCAACACTATCAGCTTAAGCCCTAAGCAAGTGCTGTTTGTGTCTGATGTGATTGAAGAATTAAAAGCCGCCGAAGCCGCAGGCATGATGACCTATCAAATGGTACGCGACAGCAAACAGCGCACGGGTGAGTTTCGCAAAATCAGCAGCTTCGATGAGCTAGTGATCGAATAA
- a CDS encoding acyl-CoA thioesterase, which produces MEKFLAQHPIVTEIPVAWGEMDALQHVNNVVYFRYFETARIDFFNRLFPLDALYKSGIGPVISENQARYKRPVTFPDTLLVSVSISDIHSDRFTMHYQAFSKQQQAVTTLGTSVAVMFNFKTGKKAELPEALLAILKQHEVA; this is translated from the coding sequence ATGGAAAAATTTCTCGCACAGCATCCCATAGTCACAGAAATCCCCGTCGCCTGGGGCGAAATGGATGCCCTGCAGCATGTGAATAATGTCGTCTATTTCCGTTATTTTGAAACGGCGCGTATCGACTTCTTTAACCGCCTCTTCCCGCTAGATGCCCTATACAAGTCAGGTATCGGTCCAGTGATCAGCGAGAATCAAGCCCGCTATAAACGCCCAGTGACCTTCCCCGATACTTTATTGGTCAGTGTCAGCATCAGCGATATTCACAGCGATAGATTTACCATGCATTATCAAGCCTTTAGTAAACAGCAACAGGCAGTAACAACCCTAGGCACTTCGGTCGCGGTAATGTTTAATTTTAAAACGGGTAAGAAAGCCGAACTGCCAGAAGCGCTACTGGCGATTCTCAAACAGCACGAAGTCGCTTAA
- a CDS encoding GNAT family N-acetyltransferase — MSDQKNSEIAIEHQQDKQRFIIPIDAYEAVLEYRLDGKHIDFNRTFVPDELRGKGLAERLVRHGLKWAKAQNFEIQASCWYVQKFLKS; from the coding sequence ATGTCAGATCAAAAAAATAGTGAGATAGCCATTGAACATCAACAGGATAAGCAACGCTTTATTATCCCTATCGATGCCTATGAGGCTGTGCTTGAATATCGACTCGATGGCAAGCACATCGATTTTAACCGCACCTTTGTCCCCGACGAACTGCGCGGTAAAGGCCTTGCCGAACGCTTAGTTCGCCATGGCCTCAAATGGGCAAAAGCCCAAAACTTTGAAATCCAAGCCAGCTGCTGGTATGTGCAGAAGTTTCTGAAAAGCTAA
- a CDS encoding HPP family protein: MRFYFTRMRSKDICPPRQPLKKIVWSWIGAFCGIYLVASLATYMNANFMGTMFVIGSFGASAVLVYGAPLAEFSQPRNLIGGSVLSALIGVAVYQIFADYMVLACALAVSLSIALMYLTRTLHPPGGATALIAVIGGENVHQLGFLYALMPVFLGSVLLLLVALVVNNLSTDPKRHYPVYWI; the protein is encoded by the coding sequence ATGAGATTCTATTTTACCCGCATGCGCTCGAAGGATATTTGTCCGCCAAGACAACCACTTAAAAAGATAGTGTGGTCGTGGATTGGCGCTTTCTGTGGCATCTATTTAGTTGCCAGCCTAGCGACTTATATGAATGCCAATTTTATGGGGACCATGTTTGTCATCGGCTCTTTTGGTGCTTCGGCTGTACTGGTGTACGGTGCACCGCTGGCTGAGTTTTCTCAACCCAGAAACTTGATTGGTGGCAGTGTGTTATCGGCTTTAATTGGGGTCGCCGTTTACCAAATATTTGCCGATTATATGGTACTTGCCTGTGCCTTAGCCGTATCTCTATCTATTGCATTAATGTACCTGACTCGCACCCTTCATCCCCCCGGTGGTGCAACGGCATTGATCGCCGTGATTGGTGGTGAAAATGTGCATCAACTCGGCTTCCTCTACGCCCTAATGCCAGTATTTTTAGGTTCAGTCTTGCTTCTGCTGGTCGCGCTGGTAGTTAATAATCTTTCCACCGATCCCAAGCGTCACTACCCTGTTTATTGGATTTAG
- a CDS encoding acyl-CoA thioesterase has translation MSATEYSLEIQPRFTEIDGLGHINNTVIPVWCETARAPIFEIFNPELDLHQWNLIVAGFTVAFIAPTYYGKNVTIKTYVSRIGNSSFELTQSCWQAGNKTAEVKTTLVHYDYSCEKSRPIPEDIREILANLSGESA, from the coding sequence ATGTCTGCCACCGAATACAGCCTAGAAATTCAGCCAAGATTTACCGAAATAGATGGTCTAGGACACATTAACAACACAGTGATCCCCGTATGGTGCGAGACGGCTCGCGCGCCGATTTTCGAGATTTTCAATCCAGAACTGGATTTACACCAATGGAATCTTATCGTTGCGGGTTTTACCGTGGCATTTATCGCCCCAACTTACTACGGCAAGAATGTGACGATAAAAACCTACGTGAGTCGCATAGGCAATAGTAGCTTCGAGCTGACCCAAAGCTGTTGGCAAGCGGGCAATAAGACCGCAGAAGTGAAAACCACACTCGTGCATTACGACTACAGCTGCGAAAAAAGCCGCCCTATCCCCGAAGATATCCGCGAAATACTCGCTAATTTAAGTGGTGAAAGCGCTTAA
- a CDS encoding AMP-dependent synthetase/ligase has translation MSLEQYHVIRLLQQQSQSLKDAIALEGFEMAAPWHRVSWQAFDQISSKIAQLLIEFGVQVQDRCVILAQNCPQWTCADVGTLKSRAIVVPIYPTSTLEQASFIVNDAAAKVIFVDDSKQYAMACELQKLCPSLEQIIVFDASVTLAADNAERHWHLDALLAGAAKEIQQEAEFNQRLQAANLDDLLTLIYTSGTTGDPKGVMLDYRNMASTVRQHDQKLAFSTGDVSLAFLPLSHVFERGWSFYVLCRGGHNVYLQNTQRVKEAISAVRPHTLCVVPRFLEKVYSAVQDKVAKSSDGRKKLFAWAMRVGERQFEVGQGRAKGSLWLSLQWQLANKLVYSKLQAVLGGRLKFMPCGGAALDVNVGAFFHGIGIPVLCGYGMTETNATVTCNTLDNRVPGSNGQPLLETEIKLGKDDEILVRGATVMRGYYNRPEDTAAAFEDGWLKTGDAGRIDANGNLFITDRIKELMKTSNGKYIAPQRVEGTVGRCPFIEQVAIIADARNYVTALIVPAFESLEAWAKEKGLKYESPLELLRHSHVVEHFEQRLKQLQHELAGFEQIKKFTLLPEAFSMEAGLITPTLKLRRKMIYHKYAHEINAMYNN, from the coding sequence ATGTCTCTCGAACAATATCATGTAATTCGACTCTTACAGCAGCAGAGTCAGTCCCTAAAGGATGCAATAGCGCTGGAAGGTTTTGAAATGGCTGCACCTTGGCATAGGGTCAGCTGGCAAGCATTCGATCAGATCAGCAGCAAGATTGCACAGCTGTTGATTGAGTTTGGCGTACAAGTGCAAGACCGTTGCGTCATCCTAGCGCAAAATTGCCCCCAGTGGACTTGTGCCGATGTCGGCACGCTCAAAAGTCGCGCCATTGTGGTGCCGATTTATCCCACTAGCACCCTCGAGCAGGCGAGCTTTATCGTGAATGATGCGGCGGCGAAGGTGATTTTTGTCGACGACTCTAAGCAATACGCTATGGCCTGCGAGCTGCAAAAGTTGTGTCCTAGCCTAGAGCAGATCATTGTATTCGATGCGAGTGTGACTCTGGCTGCCGATAATGCCGAGCGTCATTGGCATTTAGATGCATTGTTAGCGGGCGCAGCGAAAGAGATTCAGCAAGAAGCCGAGTTTAATCAGCGTTTACAAGCAGCCAATCTCGATGATTTACTGACCTTAATTTATACCTCAGGCACCACGGGCGACCCTAAGGGTGTGATGCTGGATTACCGCAATATGGCGTCAACCGTGCGTCAACATGATCAAAAACTGGCCTTCAGCACGGGCGATGTGTCCTTGGCTTTTTTACCCCTGAGCCATGTGTTTGAGCGGGGTTGGAGTTTCTATGTGCTGTGCCGTGGTGGACATAACGTCTATCTGCAAAACACCCAAAGAGTGAAAGAGGCTATCAGTGCCGTGCGTCCACATACCTTGTGTGTGGTGCCGCGTTTCCTCGAAAAAGTGTATAGCGCTGTGCAAGACAAAGTGGCTAAGTCCAGTGACGGTCGTAAAAAGCTGTTTGCTTGGGCGATGCGTGTGGGTGAACGTCAGTTCGAGGTCGGTCAGGGCCGTGCTAAGGGCAGTTTATGGTTATCGTTGCAATGGCAACTTGCCAATAAACTTGTCTACAGCAAGCTGCAAGCTGTGCTCGGTGGCCGTTTGAAGTTTATGCCCTGCGGTGGTGCGGCGTTAGACGTTAATGTGGGCGCCTTCTTCCACGGGATTGGTATTCCGGTACTTTGCGGTTATGGCATGACGGAAACCAACGCGACAGTGACCTGCAATACCTTAGATAATCGGGTGCCGGGCTCGAATGGTCAGCCGTTATTGGAAACCGAAATCAAGCTTGGTAAAGATGATGAGATCTTAGTCCGTGGCGCGACTGTGATGCGTGGTTATTACAATCGCCCAGAAGACACCGCCGCTGCTTTTGAGGACGGTTGGTTAAAAACCGGCGATGCGGGGCGGATTGACGCTAATGGTAATTTATTTATCACTGACCGCATTAAAGAACTGATGAAAACCTCCAACGGTAAATATATCGCGCCGCAAAGGGTCGAAGGCACTGTGGGCCGTTGTCCTTTTATCGAGCAAGTGGCGATTATTGCCGATGCCCGCAACTATGTGACCGCTTTGATCGTACCCGCGTTTGAGTCACTGGAGGCGTGGGCGAAGGAGAAAGGCCTTAAATACGAGTCACCTTTAGAACTGCTGCGCCATAGCCATGTGGTGGAACATTTTGAGCAACGTTTAAAGCAGTTACAGCACGAGTTGGCGGGGTTTGAGCAAATTAAAAAGTTCACCCTACTGCCTGAAGCCTTCTCAATGGAAGCGGGATTAATCACCCCAACGCTAAAACTGCGCCGTAAGATGATTTACCATAAATACGCCCATGAAATTAATGCTATGTACAATAATTAA